The proteins below come from a single Plantactinospora sp. KBS50 genomic window:
- a CDS encoding arginine repressor, which translates to MTAPLNRVARHARIVDLIRLMPVRSQTELGDLLARDGVQVTQATLSRDLEELGAVKVRGGDGPAVYLIPEDGHRPLRDAETAPARLVRLLRELLNGVDSSGNIAVLRTPPGAAHYLASALDRAGLPEVVGTIAGDDTILVVARTAVGGAALGDKLAGWARREENIEGSTTP; encoded by the coding sequence ATGACCGCGCCGCTGAACCGGGTCGCCCGGCACGCCCGCATCGTCGACCTGATCCGCCTGATGCCCGTCCGGTCACAGACCGAACTGGGCGACCTGCTGGCCCGGGACGGGGTGCAGGTCACCCAGGCCACCCTCTCCCGGGACCTGGAGGAACTCGGCGCCGTGAAGGTGCGCGGCGGGGACGGCCCGGCGGTCTACCTGATCCCCGAGGACGGGCACCGCCCGCTGCGCGACGCCGAGACCGCGCCGGCCCGGCTGGTCCGGCTGCTGCGCGAACTGCTCAACGGCGTCGACTCCAGCGGCAACATCGCCGTGTTGCGTACCCCGCCGGGCGCTGCCCACTACCTGGCCAGCGCGTTGGACCGGGCGGGACTGCCCGAGGTCGTCGGCACCATCGCCGGCGACGACACCATCCTCGTCGTGGCCCGTACGGCCGTCGGCGGCGCGGCGCTGGGCGACAAGCTCGCCGGCTGGGCTCGCCGGGAAGAAAACATCGAAGGGAGCACCACGCCATGA
- a CDS encoding serine hydrolase, protein MRAIPRATALLGVVALFLLTATAPAVTAGTAVPAHAGLMPATAGLMPATAGLMPATAGLMPATAVTAVPGGVTAVADTASAAPGGVATAGPSTAAAPAPCPQPSPAVARPPRPTSPPQRPADRAVGGSALAVTGLAVPPGTAPPPPVTATSWVVADLDSGAVLGGCDPHQSTPPASVQKLLLLETVLPRLDPDAVVEVTPEDMNFEPGSSAMGVVEGGHYPVRTLLLGLLLNSGNDAANVLARVAGGAAGLPGTMAAMNTEARRLGAYQTHAVTPSGLDGPGQFTSAYDLALIARADFARADFRQYVSTRTAQVPPQPPRDPKGYQITNDNQLLWRYPGALGGKTGFTDLARHTFVGAAERDGRRLVVTLVGAEAAPQRGWEQGAALLDWGFGLPGGARVGELVAPANPTPAPSGTSPSPIAGSHPVAAGAGGSARIGPGVAVGVALAAALAAGVTLFAVRRRVPR, encoded by the coding sequence ATGCGGGCCATCCCTCGGGCCACGGCGCTGCTGGGCGTCGTCGCCCTCTTCCTGCTGACCGCCACCGCGCCCGCGGTGACCGCCGGGACCGCCGTCCCGGCGCACGCGGGCCTCATGCCGGCCACCGCGGGCCTCATGCCGGCCACCGCGGGCCTCATGCCGGCCACCGCGGGCCTCATGCCGGCCACCGCGGTGACCGCCGTACCGGGCGGGGTGACCGCCGTCGCGGACACCGCGAGTGCCGCACCGGGCGGGGTGGCGACCGCGGGTCCGAGCACCGCGGCGGCCCCCGCGCCGTGTCCGCAGCCCAGCCCCGCGGTGGCCCGACCGCCGCGCCCGACGTCCCCGCCGCAGCGGCCCGCGGACCGCGCGGTCGGCGGGTCGGCGCTGGCCGTGACCGGCCTGGCAGTGCCGCCCGGTACGGCGCCGCCACCCCCGGTCACCGCGACCTCCTGGGTGGTCGCCGACCTGGACAGCGGCGCCGTCCTCGGCGGCTGCGACCCGCACCAGTCCACCCCGCCGGCCAGCGTGCAGAAGCTGCTGCTGCTGGAGACGGTCCTGCCCCGGCTGGACCCGGACGCCGTGGTCGAGGTGACGCCGGAGGACATGAACTTCGAGCCCGGCAGTTCGGCCATGGGGGTGGTGGAGGGCGGCCACTATCCGGTGCGGACGCTGCTGCTCGGACTGCTGCTCAACTCGGGCAACGACGCGGCGAACGTGCTGGCCCGGGTCGCCGGCGGCGCGGCCGGGCTGCCGGGCACCATGGCCGCGATGAACACCGAGGCGCGGCGGCTGGGCGCCTACCAGACCCACGCCGTGACCCCGTCCGGCCTGGACGGTCCGGGGCAGTTCACCAGCGCGTACGACCTGGCGCTCATCGCGCGGGCCGACTTCGCGCGGGCCGACTTCCGCCAGTACGTGTCCACCCGGACCGCCCAGGTCCCGCCGCAGCCGCCGCGGGATCCCAAGGGCTACCAGATCACCAACGACAACCAGCTTCTGTGGCGGTATCCGGGCGCGCTCGGCGGCAAGACCGGCTTCACGGACCTGGCCCGGCACACGTTCGTGGGCGCCGCCGAGCGGGACGGCCGGCGCCTGGTGGTGACGCTGGTGGGCGCCGAGGCCGCGCCGCAGCGCGGCTGGGAGCAGGGTGCCGCGCTGCTGGACTGGGGATTCGGGCTGCCCGGCGGTGCCCGGGTCGGCGAGCTGGTCGCGCCGGCCAACCCGACCCCGGCGCCCAGCGGCACCAGCCCGTCGCCGATCGCCGGCAGCCACCCGGTCGCGGCCGGGGCCGGGGGCAGCGCCCGGATCGGTCCCGGCGTGGCGGTCGGCGTCGCGCTGGCCGCGGCGCTGGCCGCCGGGGTGACGCTGTTCGCCGTCCGCCGCCGCGTCCCCCGCTGA
- the argF gene encoding ornithine carbamoyltransferase: MTRHFLADDDLNAAEQAAVLDLAARMKADRYGHRPLAGPRSVAVLFDKPSLRTRTSFDVGITELGGHSLMVDTQVTHFGRGESLPDAGRVLSRYVAAIVLRTHADDRIAQIAAGATVPVVNALTDGFHPCQLLADLLTVRERLGGTAGRTLTYVGDASNNMAQSYLLAGATAGMHVRIAGPAGFRPDPEILARAEKIAAGTGGSARVLGDPVEAARGADVLATDAWTSMGQEGDGLDRVTPFWPYQVNAALLRVAAPGAIVLHCLPAHRGEEITDEVLDGPQSAVFDQAENRLHAQKALLAFLLAATPATAGAAGVAAPAVDPPAGTGGTA; this comes from the coding sequence GTGACCCGGCACTTCCTGGCCGACGACGACCTGAACGCGGCGGAGCAGGCCGCGGTGCTGGACCTCGCCGCCCGGATGAAGGCCGACCGGTACGGCCACCGGCCGCTGGCCGGTCCGCGGTCGGTGGCGGTGCTGTTCGACAAGCCCAGCCTGCGCACCCGGACCTCGTTCGACGTGGGCATCACCGAGCTGGGTGGCCATTCGCTGATGGTGGACACCCAGGTCACCCACTTCGGCCGCGGCGAGTCGCTGCCGGACGCCGGCCGGGTGCTGTCCCGGTACGTGGCAGCGATCGTGCTGCGCACCCACGCCGACGACCGGATCGCGCAGATCGCCGCCGGGGCCACCGTGCCGGTGGTGAACGCCCTCACCGACGGCTTCCACCCCTGCCAGTTGCTGGCCGACCTGCTCACCGTCCGGGAACGGCTGGGCGGCACCGCCGGGCGCACGCTGACCTACGTCGGGGACGCGTCGAACAACATGGCCCAGTCGTACCTGCTGGCCGGGGCGACCGCCGGGATGCACGTGCGGATCGCCGGCCCGGCCGGCTTCCGTCCCGACCCGGAGATCCTGGCCCGGGCCGAGAAGATCGCCGCCGGCACCGGCGGGTCGGCGCGGGTCCTCGGCGACCCGGTCGAGGCGGCGCGCGGGGCCGACGTGCTGGCCACCGACGCCTGGACCTCGATGGGGCAGGAGGGCGACGGCCTGGACCGGGTCACCCCGTTCTGGCCGTACCAGGTCAACGCCGCGCTGCTGCGGGTGGCCGCGCCCGGGGCGATCGTGCTGCACTGCCTGCCGGCGCACCGCGGCGAGGAGATCACCGACGAGGTGCTCGACGGCCCGCAGAGCGCCGTCTTCGACCAGGCGGAGAACCGGCTGCACGCCCAGAAGGCGCTGCTGGCGTTCCTGCTGGCGGCAACCCCGGCCACGGCGGGCGCGGCCGGGGTGGCCGCTCCAGCGGTCGACCCGCCGGCGGGCACCGGAGGGACCGCATGA
- the argJ gene encoding bifunctional glutamate N-acetyltransferase/amino-acid acetyltransferase ArgJ → MTVTTPRGFRAAGVAAGLKSGGRDVAVVVNDGPDATAAGVFTRNRVKAAPVLWTQQVVRGGVLRAVVLNSGGANACTGPAGFQDTHTTAEYLAGTLSSRNPRLLIGAGEVGVCSTGLIGERLPMDRLVRGVRGAIRELSRDGGAAAAEAIMTTDTRPKTTVATGTGWTVGGMAKGAGMLAPALATMLCVLTTDAVAGTEALDEALRAACRVTFDRLDSDGCLSTNDTVLLLASGASGIEPGQDELTSAVTSACHDLAQQLLGDAEGATKEIAIDVAGAASEDDAVEVGRTVARNNLVKTALFGNDPNWGRILAAVGTTAAAFQPDGVDVAVNGVWVCRAGAAAEDRSKVDLGGRQVTIRIELHSGDAGATIWTNDLSHAYVHENSAYST, encoded by the coding sequence ATGACCGTCACCACCCCCCGGGGATTCCGCGCGGCCGGCGTCGCCGCCGGCCTCAAGAGCGGCGGCCGGGACGTGGCCGTGGTGGTCAACGACGGCCCCGACGCCACCGCCGCCGGCGTCTTCACCCGCAACCGGGTCAAGGCCGCGCCCGTGCTCTGGACGCAGCAGGTGGTGCGCGGCGGCGTGCTGCGGGCGGTGGTGCTCAACTCCGGCGGGGCGAACGCCTGCACCGGCCCGGCCGGCTTCCAGGACACCCACACCACCGCCGAATACCTGGCCGGCACGCTGAGCAGCCGCAACCCGCGACTGCTGATCGGCGCCGGCGAGGTCGGCGTCTGCTCCACCGGGCTGATCGGCGAGCGGCTGCCGATGGACCGGCTGGTGCGTGGCGTCCGCGGCGCGATCCGGGAGTTGTCCCGCGACGGCGGCGCCGCGGCCGCCGAGGCGATCATGACCACGGACACCCGGCCGAAGACCACGGTGGCCACCGGCACCGGCTGGACCGTGGGCGGCATGGCCAAGGGCGCCGGCATGCTGGCGCCGGCGCTGGCCACCATGCTCTGCGTGCTGACCACGGACGCGGTGGCCGGCACCGAGGCACTGGACGAGGCGCTGCGGGCGGCCTGCCGGGTCACCTTCGACCGGCTGGACTCCGACGGCTGCCTGTCCACCAACGACACTGTGCTGCTGCTGGCCAGCGGCGCCTCCGGGATCGAGCCCGGTCAGGACGAGCTGACCAGCGCGGTGACCAGCGCCTGTCACGACCTGGCCCAGCAGTTGCTCGGCGACGCCGAGGGCGCCACCAAGGAGATCGCCATCGACGTGGCGGGCGCCGCGAGCGAGGACGACGCGGTCGAGGTGGGTCGCACGGTCGCCCGGAACAACCTGGTGAAGACGGCGCTGTTCGGCAACGACCCGAACTGGGGCCGCATCCTGGCGGCCGTCGGCACCACGGCCGCGGCCTTCCAGCCGGACGGCGTGGACGTGGCGGTCAACGGCGTGTGGGTGTGCCGCGCGGGCGCCGCCGCGGAGGACCGGAGCAAGGTCGACCTCGGCGGCCGGCAGGTCACCATCCGGATCGAGCTGCACAGCGGCGACGCCGGGGCCACCATCTGGACCAACGACCTGTCGCACGCGTACGTCCACGAGAACTCGGCCTACTCGACATGA
- the argB gene encoding acetylglutamate kinase: MILSRDLTVAQIKASTLIEALPWLARFAGATVVVKYGGNAMVDPDLQRAFAADMVFLRYAGLRPVVVHGGGPQISAMLGRLGIASEFRGGLRVTTPEAMDVVRMVLVGQVGRELVGLINAHGPFAVGLSGEDAGLFTAQRRPAYVDGEPVDIGQVGDVASVNPAAVTDLIGAGRIPVVSSVAPDAAGVLHNLNADTAAAALAVALDARKLVVLTDVPGLYADWPDTDSLISEITDDELARLLPGLEAGMVPKMEACLRAVRGGVPAAHVVDGRLAHSTLLEVFTSEGFGTMVTRAAAGEARNHE, translated from the coding sequence ATGATCCTCTCCCGGGACCTCACCGTGGCGCAGATCAAGGCGAGCACGCTGATCGAGGCGTTGCCGTGGCTGGCCCGGTTCGCCGGGGCCACGGTGGTGGTCAAGTACGGCGGCAACGCGATGGTCGACCCCGACCTGCAACGCGCCTTCGCGGCCGACATGGTCTTCCTGCGCTACGCGGGCCTGCGCCCGGTGGTCGTGCACGGCGGCGGGCCGCAGATCTCCGCCATGCTGGGCCGGCTCGGCATCGCCAGCGAGTTCCGCGGCGGGCTGCGGGTCACCACCCCGGAGGCCATGGACGTGGTCCGGATGGTCCTGGTCGGCCAGGTCGGCCGGGAACTCGTCGGGCTGATCAACGCGCACGGCCCGTTCGCGGTCGGGCTCTCCGGCGAGGACGCCGGGCTGTTCACCGCGCAGCGCCGGCCGGCGTACGTGGACGGCGAGCCGGTGGACATCGGCCAGGTCGGCGACGTGGCGTCGGTCAACCCGGCCGCGGTGACCGACCTGATCGGCGCCGGCCGGATCCCGGTGGTCTCCAGCGTGGCGCCCGACGCGGCCGGGGTGCTGCACAACCTCAACGCGGACACCGCGGCCGCGGCCCTGGCGGTGGCGCTGGACGCCCGCAAGCTGGTGGTGCTCACCGACGTGCCGGGGTTGTACGCCGACTGGCCGGACACCGACAGCCTGATCTCCGAGATCACCGACGACGAACTGGCACGTCTGCTGCCCGGCCTTGAGGCGGGGATGGTGCCGAAGATGGAGGCGTGCCTGCGGGCGGTCCGCGGCGGCGTGCCGGCGGCCCACGTCGTGGACGGGCGGCTCGCGCACTCGACCCTGCTGGAGGTCTTCACCTCCGAGGGGTTCGGCACGATGGTCACGCGCGCGGCCGCCGGGGAGGCGAGGAACCATGAGTGA
- a CDS encoding argininosuccinate synthase, whose translation MSERVVLAYSGGLDTSVAIPYLAEQTGAEVIAVAVDVGQGGEDLAVIRQRALDCGAAESVVVDAREEFAAQYCLPAVRANALYMDRYPLVSALSRPLIVKHLVTAARAHGGTIVSHGCTGKGNDQVRFEAGLGALAPDLRVIAPARDFAWTRDKAIAFAEEKGLPIDVSAKSPYSIDQNLWGRAVETGFLEDIWNGPIEDLYSYTADPSAERDPDEVVISFDGGVPVAIDGETVTPFQAVAELNRRAGAHGVGRLDMVEDRLVGIKSREVYEAPGAIALITAHQELENVTVERDTARFKRAVDQRWGELVYDGLWFSPLRQSLDAFIAETQRYVTGDVRLTLHGGRAVVTGRRSEASLYDFGMATYDTGDTFDQSLAKGFVQLWGLPSRMAAARDARLGGPNR comes from the coding sequence ATGAGCGAGCGGGTCGTACTTGCGTACTCCGGGGGGTTGGACACCTCGGTCGCCATTCCCTACCTGGCCGAGCAGACCGGCGCCGAGGTGATCGCCGTGGCGGTCGACGTCGGGCAGGGCGGCGAGGACCTGGCCGTCATCCGCCAGCGCGCCCTGGACTGCGGCGCCGCCGAGTCCGTGGTGGTGGACGCGCGGGAGGAGTTCGCCGCGCAGTACTGCCTGCCGGCGGTGCGCGCCAACGCCCTCTACATGGACCGCTACCCGCTGGTGTCCGCGCTGTCCCGGCCGCTGATCGTCAAGCACCTGGTGACCGCGGCGCGGGCGCACGGCGGGACGATCGTGTCGCACGGCTGCACCGGCAAGGGCAACGACCAGGTGCGGTTCGAGGCCGGTCTCGGTGCCCTGGCCCCCGACCTGCGGGTGATCGCGCCGGCCCGGGACTTCGCCTGGACCCGGGACAAGGCGATCGCCTTCGCCGAGGAGAAGGGCCTGCCGATCGACGTGTCGGCCAAGTCGCCCTACTCGATCGACCAGAACCTGTGGGGCCGGGCCGTGGAGACCGGCTTCCTGGAGGACATCTGGAACGGGCCGATCGAGGACCTGTACTCCTACACCGCCGACCCGAGCGCCGAGCGTGACCCGGACGAGGTGGTGATCTCCTTCGACGGCGGCGTGCCGGTGGCGATCGACGGCGAGACGGTCACCCCGTTCCAGGCGGTCGCCGAGCTGAACCGGCGGGCCGGCGCGCACGGCGTGGGCCGGCTGGACATGGTCGAGGACCGGCTGGTCGGCATCAAGAGCCGCGAGGTGTACGAGGCGCCGGGCGCGATCGCGCTGATCACCGCCCACCAGGAGCTGGAGAACGTCACCGTGGAGCGGGACACCGCCCGGTTCAAGCGCGCCGTGGACCAGCGCTGGGGCGAGCTGGTCTACGACGGCCTGTGGTTCTCCCCGCTTCGGCAGTCGCTGGACGCCTTCATCGCCGAGACCCAGCGGTACGTCACCGGCGACGTGCGGCTCACCCTGCACGGCGGCCGGGCCGTGGTGACCGGCCGGCGTTCGGAGGCCAGCCTGTACGACTTCGGGATGGCCACCTACGACACCGGCGACACCTTCGACCAGTCCCTGGCCAAGGGATTCGTCCAGCTCTGGGGTCTGCCCAGCCGGATGGCCGCGGCCCGGGACGCCCGGTTGGGCGGCCCGAACCGGTGA
- the argC gene encoding N-acetyl-gamma-glutamyl-phosphate reductase, giving the protein MGIGVAVAGASGYAGGELLRLVAGHPDLDLVAATAHTAAGAPVSAVHPQLTGLDLVFGSTDPAVLAGADLVFLALPHGESAALAAALPAGTRVVDLGADHRLTAPDAWRRYYGGPHAGAWTYGLPELPGQRDRIAAADRVAATGCYAGATILALAPLIAAGAVAPDDVVVVAASGTSGAGRAAKPHLLGSEVMGDLSPYKVGAHQHVPEIKQATGATSLSFTPVLAPMPRGILATVTARPGAAGTDPREVLAAAYADSPLVHVLPPGSWPHTAATLGSAACHLQATVDTDSGRVIVVSALDNLGKGAAAQAVQCANLMLGLPETAGLSAFGVAP; this is encoded by the coding sequence ATGGGTATCGGGGTTGCCGTGGCCGGGGCCAGCGGATACGCGGGAGGCGAACTGCTGCGACTCGTCGCCGGGCATCCCGACCTCGACCTCGTGGCGGCCACCGCGCACACCGCCGCGGGCGCGCCCGTGAGCGCCGTACACCCGCAGTTGACCGGCCTGGACCTGGTGTTCGGGTCGACCGATCCGGCCGTCCTGGCCGGCGCGGACCTGGTCTTCCTGGCGCTGCCGCACGGCGAGTCCGCGGCGCTCGCCGCGGCCCTGCCGGCCGGCACGCGGGTGGTGGACCTCGGCGCCGACCACCGGCTGACCGCCCCGGACGCCTGGCGGCGCTACTACGGCGGCCCGCACGCCGGCGCCTGGACCTACGGCCTGCCGGAACTGCCCGGCCAGCGGGACCGGATCGCCGCCGCCGACCGGGTCGCGGCCACCGGCTGCTACGCCGGCGCCACCATCCTCGCCCTGGCCCCGCTGATCGCGGCCGGTGCGGTCGCCCCGGACGACGTCGTGGTGGTGGCCGCCTCCGGCACCTCGGGTGCCGGCCGGGCGGCCAAGCCGCACCTGCTGGGCAGCGAGGTGATGGGCGACCTGTCGCCCTACAAGGTCGGCGCCCACCAGCACGTGCCGGAGATCAAGCAGGCCACCGGCGCCACCTCGCTGTCCTTCACCCCGGTGCTCGCGCCGATGCCGCGGGGAATCCTCGCCACGGTCACCGCCCGCCCGGGCGCCGCCGGCACCGACCCGCGGGAGGTCCTCGCCGCGGCGTACGCGGACAGCCCGCTGGTGCACGTGCTGCCGCCGGGAAGCTGGCCGCACACGGCCGCCACGCTCGGCTCGGCCGCCTGCCACCTCCAGGCGACCGTGGACACCGACTCGGGCCGGGTCATCGTGGTCAGCGCGCTGGACAACCTGGGCAAGGGCGCCGCCGCGCAGGCCGTGCAGTGCGCCAACCTGATGCTCGGCCTGCCCGAGACGGCCGGCCTGTCCGCGTTCGGAGTCGCGCCGTGA
- a CDS encoding acetylornithine transaminase, with protein sequence MSELLARWQAAMMDNYGTPPLALVSGAGAVVVDEDGREYVDLLGGIAVNTLGHAHPAVVAAVSKQVATLGHVSNLYAAEPPVALAELLLALAGRSGRVYFANSGAEVNEAAFKLSRRTGRTHVVATHGGFHGRTMGALALTGQPAKADPFRPLPGDVTHVPYGDAAALAAAVTDRTAMVILEPIQGENGVVVPPPGYLSAARDITTRAGALLALDEVQTGIGRTGHWFAHQAEAVEPDLVTLAKGLGGGLPIGACLVFGEAAGLLAPGSHGSTFGGNPVSCAAALAVISTIANEGLLDHVKRVGEQIRDGVEALNHPLVAQVRGAGLLLGVALRAPAAGAVVAGLRDAGFLANAVQPDVVRLAPPLVLTAAQADAFLAALPGALDAARVPS encoded by the coding sequence ATGAGTGAGCTGTTGGCCCGCTGGCAGGCGGCCATGATGGACAACTACGGCACCCCGCCGCTGGCCCTGGTCTCCGGCGCCGGCGCCGTCGTGGTCGACGAGGACGGCCGGGAGTACGTCGACCTGCTCGGCGGGATCGCCGTGAACACCCTCGGCCACGCGCACCCGGCCGTGGTGGCCGCGGTGTCCAAGCAGGTCGCCACGCTCGGGCACGTCTCCAACCTGTACGCCGCGGAACCGCCGGTGGCGCTCGCCGAGCTGCTGCTGGCGCTGGCCGGCCGGTCCGGCCGGGTGTACTTCGCCAACTCCGGCGCCGAGGTCAACGAGGCGGCCTTCAAGCTGTCCCGGCGCACCGGGCGCACGCACGTGGTGGCCACGCACGGCGGCTTCCACGGCCGGACCATGGGCGCGCTCGCGCTGACCGGCCAGCCGGCCAAGGCGGACCCGTTCCGGCCGCTGCCCGGGGACGTCACGCACGTGCCGTACGGCGACGCCGCCGCGCTGGCCGCGGCGGTCACCGACCGGACCGCGATGGTGATCCTGGAACCCATCCAGGGCGAGAACGGCGTGGTGGTGCCGCCGCCGGGCTACCTGAGCGCGGCGCGGGACATCACCACCCGGGCGGGCGCGCTGCTGGCGCTGGACGAGGTGCAGACCGGCATCGGCCGCACCGGCCACTGGTTCGCCCACCAGGCCGAGGCGGTGGAGCCCGACCTGGTCACCCTGGCCAAGGGCCTCGGCGGCGGCCTGCCGATCGGCGCCTGCCTGGTCTTCGGCGAGGCCGCCGGGCTGCTCGCACCGGGCAGCCACGGCAGCACCTTCGGCGGCAACCCGGTCAGCTGCGCCGCGGCGCTCGCGGTGATCTCCACGATCGCCAACGAGGGGCTGCTGGACCACGTGAAGCGGGTGGGGGAGCAGATCCGCGACGGCGTCGAGGCGCTCAACCACCCGCTGGTGGCGCAGGTCCGCGGCGCCGGCCTGCTGCTCGGCGTGGCGCTGCGCGCCCCGGCCGCCGGCGCGGTCGTCGCCGGCCTGCGGGACGCCGGGTTCCTGGCCAACGCGGTCCAGCCGGACGTGGTCCGGTTGGCCCCGCCGCTGGTGCTGACCGCCGCGCAGGCCGACGCCTTCCTCGCCGCGCTGCCCGGCGCGCTGGACGCGGCGCGGGTGCCGTCGTGA